In Panthera uncia isolate 11264 chromosome B4, Puncia_PCG_1.0, whole genome shotgun sequence, one genomic interval encodes:
- the HCFC2 gene encoding host cell factor 2 isoform X1 has protein sequence MAAPSLLNWRRVSSFTGPVPRARHGHRAVAIRELMIIFGGGNEGIADELHVYNTVTNQWFLPAVRGDIPPGCAAHGFVCDGTRILVFGGMVEYGRYSNELYELQASRWLWKKVKPHPPSSGLPPCPRLGHSFSLYGNKCYLFGGLANESEDSNNNVPRYLNDFYELELQHGSGVVGWSIPVTKGIVPSPRESHTAVIYCKKDSGSPKMYVFGGMCGARLDDLWQLDLETMSWSKPETKGTVPLPRSLHTASVIGNKMYIFGGWVPHKGENIETSPHDCEWRCTSSFSYLNLDTAEWTTLVSDSQEDKKNSRPRPRAGHCAVAIGTRLYFWSGRDGYKKALNSQVCCKDLWYLDTEKPPAPSQVQLIKATTNSFHVKWDEVPTVEGYLLQLNTDLPHQTASSDSSLAPNLQGVRMDPHRPGSNSTVPNSISDTTNSAKTEHTPMKGTSVKNRPDLKASTDFNAALHPSMATNTSNHNSCVVDMLRKNEGPHTSANIGVLSSCLDLRTVIPETSVSSSVSSAQTMVTQQTIKTESSSTNGAVVKDETSLTTFSTKSEVDDTCALPATKISRVETQATAMSFSKETPSNPVATVKAGERQWCDVGIFKNNTALVSQFYLLPKGKQSISKIGNADVPDYSLLKKQDLVPGTGYRFRVAAINGCGIGPFSKISEFKTCIPGFPGAPSAVRISKVLPLFREEKICFQNVEGIHLSWEPPTSPSGNILEYSAYLAIRTAQIQDNPSQLVFMRIYCGLKTSCIVTAGQLANAHIDYTSRPAIVFRISAKNEKGYGPATQVRWLQGIHLPCCAKGNGLWSRSGKAGTVLLGKPTS, from the exons ATGGCGGCTCCCAGCCTCCTCAACTGGAGGCGGGTTTCCTCCTTCACGGGGCCGGTCCCCCGCGCCCGGCACGGACACCGGGCCGTGGCTATCCGGGAGCTGATGATCATCTTTGGAGGGGGCAACGAGGGCATCGCGGACGAGCTGCACGTCTACAACACGG TTACAAATCAGTGGTTCCTACCAGCGGTTAGAGGAGACATCCCTCCAGGTTGCGCTGCCCATGGATTTGTCTGTGATGGTACCAGAATATTAGTGTTCGGGGGAATGGTTGAATATGGAAGATACAGCAATGAGTTGTATGAGTTGCAA GCAAGTCGTTGGTTATGGAAAAAAGTGAAACCCCACCCCCCTTCTTCTGGTTTACCTCCTTGTCCCCGGCTTGGACATAGCTTCTCTTTATATGGTAACAAATGCTATTTGTTTGGTGGTCTGGCAAATGAAAGTGAAGACTCAAACAATAATGTTCCCAG atatttaaatgatttctatGAGTTGGAGCTACAGCACGGTTCTGGTGTTGTGGGTTGGAGCATTCCAGTGACTAAAGGGATTGTGCCTTCTCCAAGAGAATCCCACACAGCTGTGATATATTGCAAAAAAGATTCTGGAAGTCCTAAAATGTATGTCTTTGGTGGAATGTGTGGTGCTCGCCTGGATGATCTATGGCAACTTGACTTAG AAACGATGTCGTGGTCAAAACCAGAAACTAAAGGGACGGTGCCACTTCCACGAAGCCTTCACACAGCCAGTGTTATAGGAAACAA GATGTACATTTTTGGTGGATGGGTTCCACATAAGGGGGAGAATATTGAGACTTCACCTCATGATTGTGAATGGAGATGTACTAGTTCATTTTCTTATCTAAATCTGG ATACAGCAGAATGGACCACCCTCGTATCGGATTctcaggaagataaaaaaaattcaagaccaAGACCACGAGCTGGACACTGTGCTGTAGCAATTGGCACTCGATTGTATTTTTGGAGTGGAAGAGATGGCTACAAAAAAGCACTGAATAGTCAAGTTTGCTGCAAGGATCTTTGGTATCTTGATACTG AGAAACCGCCGGCACCATCACAAGTACAGCTGATCAAAGCCACTACCAACTCTTTCCACGTCAAATGGGATGAAGTGCCTACAGTTGAGGGCTATCTTTTGCAGCTGAATACAGACTTGCCACACCAAACTGCATCATCAGATTCCTCACTGGCACCAAATCTACAAG GAGTCAGAATGGACCCTCACAGACCAGGCAGTAATAGCACCGTTCCTAACagt atCAGCGATACAACGAACAGTGCAAAAACTGAACATACACCTATGAAAGGAACTTCTGTGAAAAACAGACCAGATCTCAAAGCATCAACTGATTTTAATGCCGCTTTACATCCATCTATGGCAACTAATACTTCTAATCATAATAGTTGTGTCGTGGATATGTTAAGGAAAAATGAAG GTCCTCATACTTCAGCAAATATAGGTGTTCTAAGTAGTTGCCTGGACTTAAGAACAGTAATCCCTGAAACTTCTGTATCCAGTTCTGTTTCCAGCGCACAAACTATGGTAACCCAGCAGACCATTAAAACTGAATCATCCAGTACAAATGGGGCAGTTGTTAAAGATGAAACTTCACTAACAACATTCAGTACCAAATCTGAAG tTGATGATACATGTGCCCTACCTGCAACTAAGATCAGCCGTGTGGAAACACAGGCCACAGCGATGTCATTTTCT aaAGAGACTCCTTCAAATCCAGTGGCCACAGTGAAAGCAGGAGAACGACAGTGGTGTGatgtaggaatttttaaaaataacacagctTTGGTGAGCCAGTTTTATTTGCTGCCCAAAGGGAAGCAAAGCATCTCAAAG ATAGGAAATGCGGACGTACCTGACTACAGTTTACTTAAGAAACAAGATCTTGTTCCAGGCACAGGATACAGATTCAGGGTAGCAGCCATCAATGGATGTGGAATAGGCCCTTTCAGCAAAATCAGTGAATTTAAAACTTGTATTCCCGGTTTTCCTGGAGCTCCTTCTGCAGTCAGAATTTCAAAG GTCCTGCCCCTCTTTAGAGAAGAAAAGATCTGCTTTCAG AATGTTGAGGGTATCCACCTTTCCTGGGAACCTCCAACTTCAccttctggaaatattttggaatattcaGCCTACCTGGCTATCCGCACAGCACAAATACAAGATAATCCAAGTCAACTTGTGTTTATGAGGATTTATTGTGGTCTTAAGACATCATGTATAGTAACTGCTGGGCAACTTGCAAATGCACATATCGATTATACGTCCAGGCCTGCCATTGTGTTCAGGATATCAGCAAAGAATGAAAAGGGATATGGACCAGCTACGCAAGTTCGATGGCTTCAAG
- the HCFC2 gene encoding host cell factor 2 isoform X2 — protein MAAPSLLNWRRVSSFTGPVPRARHGHRAVAIRELMIIFGGGNEGIADELHVYNTVTNQWFLPAVRGDIPPGCAAHGFVCDGTRILVFGGMVEYGRYSNELYELQASRWLWKKVKPHPPSSGLPPCPRLGHSFSLYGNKCYLFGGLANESEDSNNNVPRYLNDFYELELQHGSGVVGWSIPVTKGIVPSPRESHTAVIYCKKDSGSPKMYVFGGMCGARLDDLWQLDLETMSWSKPETKGTVPLPRSLHTASVIGNKMYIFGGWVPHKGENIETSPHDCEWRCTSSFSYLNLDTAEWTTLVSDSQEDKKNSRPRPRAGHCAVAIGTRLYFWSGRDGYKKALNSQVCCKDLWYLDTEKPPAPSQVQLIKATTNSFHVKWDEVPTVEGYLLQLNTDLPHQTASSDSSLAPNLQGVRMDPHRPGSNSTVPNSISDTTNSAKTEHTPMKGTSVKNRPDLKASTDFNAALHPSMATNTSNHNSCVVDMLRKNEGPHTSANIGVLSSCLDLRTVIPETSVSSSVSSAQTMVTQQTIKTESSSTNGAVVKDETSLTTFSTKSEVDDTCALPATKISRVETQATAMSFSKETPSNPVATVKAGERQWCDVGIFKNNTALVSQFYLLPKGKQSISKIGNADVPDYSLLKKQDLVPGTGYRFRVAAINGCGIGPFSKISEFKTCIPGFPGAPSAVRISKNVEGIHLSWEPPTSPSGNILEYSAYLAIRTAQIQDNPSQLVFMRIYCGLKTSCIVTAGQLANAHIDYTSRPAIVFRISAKNEKGYGPATQVRWLQGIHLPCCAKGNGLWSRSGKAGTVLLGKPTS, from the exons ATGGCGGCTCCCAGCCTCCTCAACTGGAGGCGGGTTTCCTCCTTCACGGGGCCGGTCCCCCGCGCCCGGCACGGACACCGGGCCGTGGCTATCCGGGAGCTGATGATCATCTTTGGAGGGGGCAACGAGGGCATCGCGGACGAGCTGCACGTCTACAACACGG TTACAAATCAGTGGTTCCTACCAGCGGTTAGAGGAGACATCCCTCCAGGTTGCGCTGCCCATGGATTTGTCTGTGATGGTACCAGAATATTAGTGTTCGGGGGAATGGTTGAATATGGAAGATACAGCAATGAGTTGTATGAGTTGCAA GCAAGTCGTTGGTTATGGAAAAAAGTGAAACCCCACCCCCCTTCTTCTGGTTTACCTCCTTGTCCCCGGCTTGGACATAGCTTCTCTTTATATGGTAACAAATGCTATTTGTTTGGTGGTCTGGCAAATGAAAGTGAAGACTCAAACAATAATGTTCCCAG atatttaaatgatttctatGAGTTGGAGCTACAGCACGGTTCTGGTGTTGTGGGTTGGAGCATTCCAGTGACTAAAGGGATTGTGCCTTCTCCAAGAGAATCCCACACAGCTGTGATATATTGCAAAAAAGATTCTGGAAGTCCTAAAATGTATGTCTTTGGTGGAATGTGTGGTGCTCGCCTGGATGATCTATGGCAACTTGACTTAG AAACGATGTCGTGGTCAAAACCAGAAACTAAAGGGACGGTGCCACTTCCACGAAGCCTTCACACAGCCAGTGTTATAGGAAACAA GATGTACATTTTTGGTGGATGGGTTCCACATAAGGGGGAGAATATTGAGACTTCACCTCATGATTGTGAATGGAGATGTACTAGTTCATTTTCTTATCTAAATCTGG ATACAGCAGAATGGACCACCCTCGTATCGGATTctcaggaagataaaaaaaattcaagaccaAGACCACGAGCTGGACACTGTGCTGTAGCAATTGGCACTCGATTGTATTTTTGGAGTGGAAGAGATGGCTACAAAAAAGCACTGAATAGTCAAGTTTGCTGCAAGGATCTTTGGTATCTTGATACTG AGAAACCGCCGGCACCATCACAAGTACAGCTGATCAAAGCCACTACCAACTCTTTCCACGTCAAATGGGATGAAGTGCCTACAGTTGAGGGCTATCTTTTGCAGCTGAATACAGACTTGCCACACCAAACTGCATCATCAGATTCCTCACTGGCACCAAATCTACAAG GAGTCAGAATGGACCCTCACAGACCAGGCAGTAATAGCACCGTTCCTAACagt atCAGCGATACAACGAACAGTGCAAAAACTGAACATACACCTATGAAAGGAACTTCTGTGAAAAACAGACCAGATCTCAAAGCATCAACTGATTTTAATGCCGCTTTACATCCATCTATGGCAACTAATACTTCTAATCATAATAGTTGTGTCGTGGATATGTTAAGGAAAAATGAAG GTCCTCATACTTCAGCAAATATAGGTGTTCTAAGTAGTTGCCTGGACTTAAGAACAGTAATCCCTGAAACTTCTGTATCCAGTTCTGTTTCCAGCGCACAAACTATGGTAACCCAGCAGACCATTAAAACTGAATCATCCAGTACAAATGGGGCAGTTGTTAAAGATGAAACTTCACTAACAACATTCAGTACCAAATCTGAAG tTGATGATACATGTGCCCTACCTGCAACTAAGATCAGCCGTGTGGAAACACAGGCCACAGCGATGTCATTTTCT aaAGAGACTCCTTCAAATCCAGTGGCCACAGTGAAAGCAGGAGAACGACAGTGGTGTGatgtaggaatttttaaaaataacacagctTTGGTGAGCCAGTTTTATTTGCTGCCCAAAGGGAAGCAAAGCATCTCAAAG ATAGGAAATGCGGACGTACCTGACTACAGTTTACTTAAGAAACAAGATCTTGTTCCAGGCACAGGATACAGATTCAGGGTAGCAGCCATCAATGGATGTGGAATAGGCCCTTTCAGCAAAATCAGTGAATTTAAAACTTGTATTCCCGGTTTTCCTGGAGCTCCTTCTGCAGTCAGAATTTCAAAG AATGTTGAGGGTATCCACCTTTCCTGGGAACCTCCAACTTCAccttctggaaatattttggaatattcaGCCTACCTGGCTATCCGCACAGCACAAATACAAGATAATCCAAGTCAACTTGTGTTTATGAGGATTTATTGTGGTCTTAAGACATCATGTATAGTAACTGCTGGGCAACTTGCAAATGCACATATCGATTATACGTCCAGGCCTGCCATTGTGTTCAGGATATCAGCAAAGAATGAAAAGGGATATGGACCAGCTACGCAAGTTCGATGGCTTCAAG
- the HCFC2 gene encoding host cell factor 2 isoform X3, whose translation MAAPSLLNWRRVSSFTGPVPRARHGHRAVAIRELMIIFGGGNEGIADELHVYNTVTNQWFLPAVRGDIPPGCAAHGFVCDGTRILVFGGMVEYGRYSNELYELQASRWLWKKVKPHPPSSGLPPCPRLGHSFSLYGNKCYLFGGLANESEDSNNNVPRYLNDFYELELQHGSGVVGWSIPVTKGIVPSPRESHTAVIYCKKDSGSPKMYVFGGMCGARLDDLWQLDLETMSWSKPETKGTVPLPRSLHTASVIGNKMYIFGGWVPHKGENIETSPHDCEWRCTSSFSYLNLDTAEWTTLVSDSQEDKKNSRPRPRAGHCAVAIGTRLYFWSGRDGYKKALNSQVCCKDLWYLDTEKPPAPSQVQLIKATTNSFHVKWDEVPTVEGYLLQLNTDLPHQTASSDSSLAPNLQGVRMDPHRPGSNSTVPNSISDTTNSAKTEHTPMKGTSVKNRPDLKASTDFNAALHPSMATNTSNHNSCVVDMLRKNEGPHTSANIGVLSSCLDLRTVIPETSVSSSVSSAQTMVTQQTIKTESSSTNGAVVKDETSLTTFSTKSEVDDTCALPATKISRVETQATAMSFSKETPSNPVATVKAGERQWCDVGIFKNNTALVSQFYLLPKGKQSISKIGNADVPDYSLLKKQDLVPGTGYRFRVAAINGCGIGPFSKISEFKTCIPGFPGAPSAVRISKNVEGIHLSWEPPTSPSGNILEYSAYLAIRTAQIQDNPSQLVFMRIYCGLKTSCIVTAGQLANAHIDYTSRPAIVFRISAKNEKGYGPATQVRWLQGNNKKAPLN comes from the exons ATGGCGGCTCCCAGCCTCCTCAACTGGAGGCGGGTTTCCTCCTTCACGGGGCCGGTCCCCCGCGCCCGGCACGGACACCGGGCCGTGGCTATCCGGGAGCTGATGATCATCTTTGGAGGGGGCAACGAGGGCATCGCGGACGAGCTGCACGTCTACAACACGG TTACAAATCAGTGGTTCCTACCAGCGGTTAGAGGAGACATCCCTCCAGGTTGCGCTGCCCATGGATTTGTCTGTGATGGTACCAGAATATTAGTGTTCGGGGGAATGGTTGAATATGGAAGATACAGCAATGAGTTGTATGAGTTGCAA GCAAGTCGTTGGTTATGGAAAAAAGTGAAACCCCACCCCCCTTCTTCTGGTTTACCTCCTTGTCCCCGGCTTGGACATAGCTTCTCTTTATATGGTAACAAATGCTATTTGTTTGGTGGTCTGGCAAATGAAAGTGAAGACTCAAACAATAATGTTCCCAG atatttaaatgatttctatGAGTTGGAGCTACAGCACGGTTCTGGTGTTGTGGGTTGGAGCATTCCAGTGACTAAAGGGATTGTGCCTTCTCCAAGAGAATCCCACACAGCTGTGATATATTGCAAAAAAGATTCTGGAAGTCCTAAAATGTATGTCTTTGGTGGAATGTGTGGTGCTCGCCTGGATGATCTATGGCAACTTGACTTAG AAACGATGTCGTGGTCAAAACCAGAAACTAAAGGGACGGTGCCACTTCCACGAAGCCTTCACACAGCCAGTGTTATAGGAAACAA GATGTACATTTTTGGTGGATGGGTTCCACATAAGGGGGAGAATATTGAGACTTCACCTCATGATTGTGAATGGAGATGTACTAGTTCATTTTCTTATCTAAATCTGG ATACAGCAGAATGGACCACCCTCGTATCGGATTctcaggaagataaaaaaaattcaagaccaAGACCACGAGCTGGACACTGTGCTGTAGCAATTGGCACTCGATTGTATTTTTGGAGTGGAAGAGATGGCTACAAAAAAGCACTGAATAGTCAAGTTTGCTGCAAGGATCTTTGGTATCTTGATACTG AGAAACCGCCGGCACCATCACAAGTACAGCTGATCAAAGCCACTACCAACTCTTTCCACGTCAAATGGGATGAAGTGCCTACAGTTGAGGGCTATCTTTTGCAGCTGAATACAGACTTGCCACACCAAACTGCATCATCAGATTCCTCACTGGCACCAAATCTACAAG GAGTCAGAATGGACCCTCACAGACCAGGCAGTAATAGCACCGTTCCTAACagt atCAGCGATACAACGAACAGTGCAAAAACTGAACATACACCTATGAAAGGAACTTCTGTGAAAAACAGACCAGATCTCAAAGCATCAACTGATTTTAATGCCGCTTTACATCCATCTATGGCAACTAATACTTCTAATCATAATAGTTGTGTCGTGGATATGTTAAGGAAAAATGAAG GTCCTCATACTTCAGCAAATATAGGTGTTCTAAGTAGTTGCCTGGACTTAAGAACAGTAATCCCTGAAACTTCTGTATCCAGTTCTGTTTCCAGCGCACAAACTATGGTAACCCAGCAGACCATTAAAACTGAATCATCCAGTACAAATGGGGCAGTTGTTAAAGATGAAACTTCACTAACAACATTCAGTACCAAATCTGAAG tTGATGATACATGTGCCCTACCTGCAACTAAGATCAGCCGTGTGGAAACACAGGCCACAGCGATGTCATTTTCT aaAGAGACTCCTTCAAATCCAGTGGCCACAGTGAAAGCAGGAGAACGACAGTGGTGTGatgtaggaatttttaaaaataacacagctTTGGTGAGCCAGTTTTATTTGCTGCCCAAAGGGAAGCAAAGCATCTCAAAG ATAGGAAATGCGGACGTACCTGACTACAGTTTACTTAAGAAACAAGATCTTGTTCCAGGCACAGGATACAGATTCAGGGTAGCAGCCATCAATGGATGTGGAATAGGCCCTTTCAGCAAAATCAGTGAATTTAAAACTTGTATTCCCGGTTTTCCTGGAGCTCCTTCTGCAGTCAGAATTTCAAAG AATGTTGAGGGTATCCACCTTTCCTGGGAACCTCCAACTTCAccttctggaaatattttggaatattcaGCCTACCTGGCTATCCGCACAGCACAAATACAAGATAATCCAAGTCAACTTGTGTTTATGAGGATTTATTGTGGTCTTAAGACATCATGTATAGTAACTGCTGGGCAACTTGCAAATGCACATATCGATTATACGTCCAGGCCTGCCATTGTGTTCAGGATATCAGCAAAGAATGAAAAGGGATATGGACCAGCTACGCAAGTTCGATGGCTTCAAGGTAACAATAAAAAAGCACctttaaattga